From a region of the Fischerella sp. JS2 genome:
- a CDS encoding CHAT domain-containing tetratricopeptide repeat protein: protein MAKSVPMFACPTLIVLISTMLMSESGMASVITPSLKFLIAPPLNLAQQPNSPEKQKAFVQAQQLSQAAKKLFEQGTAASRQQALAKYQAALKIWQQLAVNESPPYVARRFVVTTLNAIGTIHYTDGQSQKALESFQQALAIARELKDPLGEAFALTSIANAYSNLGQKPQALELYKQAVSIFQAQKKPATAAGVLTQIGRIYFSLGQTTNALATYNQALDIQRQQKDTDAQATTLKDLGLVYMSLGEPQKALASLNQALEIQRANKDLSGQADTLTYIASVYTSISENQKALASLNAALALQKAAQANISSTQRPFNLSKQALILSNIASVYKSIGNFSQALQSAKQARSLLQQAGLPYQEAEILNQLSYIYSEQGEVKQALDSLNEALKLQRSIKEPAREAFTLGNIAEIYASFGDYQQALDSYNQALDIQRRIKDRPGEAATLKDIAQVYSDLGDYQLSIATYNQALEIFQQIGDRTQTGQTLNSIGSTYRYAENYQKSLEYYNQALKIWRDQGDKFREVATLTGVVRAYESLKGYPKALAAANQILTLSRQLNSSFSEATAYVFLGRVYLATQDYQKALAATSQGVSGFQKLGFQLAEANALSVQGKVYDGLKQPNKAIATYNQELALRQKLSDRSGIADTYYAIALTERNRGNLNAARSQIEETIKLVEGIRTQVTSQDLRTSYFAKVQNYYEFYIDLLMQLHKQNPLQGYDALALQASERARARSLLELLNEAKADIRQGVDPKLLEKERNLQQKLDAIEKRQIELADDAYNEEIAQALAKENATLLEQYRQLQAEIRTKSPRYAALTQPQPLNVTQIQQQVLDDNTLLLEYALGEERSYLWAVSKNSIKSYELPKRADIEATARKFYDLLNTPDYKLGANEDSKVANQLSQMLLQPVAKELGNKRLLIVSDGALQYLPFSALPSPAASTSPTPLLLEHEIVNLPSASTLAVLRQEVSGRKVAPKAIAVFADPVFSSDDDRIQTKVKQTTQQPVDKRNINSLALAKASRNTDVIFTRLPFTRKEAESILSLVPTGERLQALDFTANRTTATNNQLSQYRIVHFATHGILDSTNPELSGVVLSLFDNNGKPQNGYLRLHDVFNLNLPAELVVLSACETGLGEEIKGEGLVGLTRGFMYAGSPRVVVSLWSVDDRATSELMTKFYKKMLQENLKPAAALRSAQIEMWQNQNYTAPFFWAAFTLQGEWK from the coding sequence ATGGCTAAAAGTGTTCCTATGTTCGCCTGTCCTACTCTGATTGTATTGATCAGCACGATGTTAATGTCAGAGTCTGGAATGGCATCTGTGATTACCCCATCATTGAAGTTTCTCATTGCCCCACCTCTAAACCTAGCTCAACAACCCAACAGCCCTGAAAAACAAAAAGCCTTTGTTCAGGCACAGCAATTATCACAAGCAGCAAAAAAACTATTTGAGCAAGGTACAGCCGCATCTCGACAACAAGCACTAGCTAAATACCAAGCCGCTTTGAAAATATGGCAGCAACTTGCTGTTAATGAATCTCCTCCCTATGTAGCTCGTAGGTTTGTTGTCACTACCCTGAATGCTATAGGTACAATCCATTATACTGATGGTCAATCACAGAAAGCCTTAGAAAGTTTTCAGCAGGCTTTAGCGATCGCTCGTGAACTCAAAGATCCACTTGGGGAAGCCTTTGCTCTCACTTCCATTGCCAATGCTTATTCTAATTTGGGTCAAAAGCCACAAGCATTAGAATTGTACAAGCAAGCAGTATCAATCTTTCAGGCTCAAAAAAAGCCTGCTACTGCTGCTGGCGTACTAACTCAAATAGGCAGAATTTACTTTAGTTTAGGACAGACGACAAACGCTCTGGCAACTTACAATCAAGCACTAGATATTCAACGCCAGCAAAAAGATACTGATGCTCAAGCTACAACACTCAAAGACCTTGGCTTAGTTTACATGTCTTTAGGCGAACCGCAAAAGGCCCTCGCCAGCCTCAATCAAGCATTAGAAATTCAACGCGCAAACAAAGATTTGTCTGGACAAGCTGATACTCTCACTTATATTGCTTCGGTCTACACTTCCATAAGTGAAAATCAAAAGGCATTGGCATCTTTAAATGCAGCATTAGCATTGCAGAAAGCAGCACAAGCTAATATCTCTAGCACACAACGCCCTTTTAATCTCTCAAAACAAGCCTTAATTCTGAGCAATATTGCCTCTGTATACAAGTCCATCGGTAATTTTTCCCAAGCTTTGCAGTCAGCAAAGCAAGCGCGATCGCTTTTGCAACAAGCAGGTTTACCTTATCAGGAAGCTGAAATACTCAATCAACTTAGTTATATCTACAGCGAACAAGGAGAAGTAAAACAAGCTCTTGATTCCTTAAATGAAGCACTCAAACTTCAGCGTAGCATCAAAGAACCAGCCAGAGAAGCTTTTACCCTTGGTAACATCGCTGAAATTTATGCATCTTTCGGCGATTATCAGCAAGCGCTGGATTCCTACAATCAAGCATTGGATATCCAACGGCGGATTAAAGATCGTCCAGGAGAGGCTGCTACCCTCAAGGACATCGCTCAAGTTTATAGTGATTTGGGAGACTATCAACTCAGTATTGCTACTTACAACCAAGCCTTAGAGATATTTCAACAAATAGGTGATCGCACCCAGACAGGACAAACCCTAAATAGTATTGGTAGTACTTACCGTTACGCAGAGAATTATCAAAAGTCGCTGGAATATTACAACCAAGCCCTAAAAATTTGGCGCGATCAAGGGGATAAATTTAGAGAAGTCGCTACACTCACAGGGGTAGTCAGAGCCTACGAGTCATTAAAAGGTTATCCCAAAGCGCTAGCTGCTGCTAACCAAATTTTGACATTATCTCGCCAACTAAATAGTAGCTTTAGCGAGGCTACTGCTTATGTCTTTTTGGGTAGAGTGTATTTAGCTACACAAGACTATCAAAAAGCCTTGGCAGCTACAAGCCAGGGTGTGTCAGGATTCCAAAAGTTAGGTTTCCAGTTGGCAGAAGCTAACGCTCTAAGTGTCCAAGGCAAAGTTTATGATGGGTTAAAGCAGCCAAACAAAGCGATCGCAACTTACAACCAAGAATTAGCATTACGGCAGAAATTAAGCGATCGCTCTGGTATTGCCGACACATATTACGCGATCGCCCTTACCGAACGCAACCGGGGTAATCTCAACGCCGCCCGTAGCCAAATTGAAGAAACAATCAAACTCGTTGAAGGTATTCGTACCCAAGTTACCAGCCAGGACTTACGTACTTCCTACTTTGCCAAAGTTCAGAATTATTACGAGTTTTATATAGATTTGCTGATGCAGTTGCACAAACAAAACCCATTGCAAGGATACGATGCATTGGCACTGCAAGCTAGTGAACGTGCCCGCGCCCGTAGTTTATTGGAACTATTGAATGAAGCAAAAGCCGATATCCGCCAAGGAGTTGATCCCAAACTACTAGAAAAAGAACGTAACTTACAGCAAAAACTTGATGCGATCGAAAAACGCCAAATCGAATTAGCCGATGATGCATATAACGAAGAAATAGCCCAAGCATTAGCAAAAGAAAATGCCACACTATTAGAACAGTACCGACAGCTACAAGCAGAGATCCGTACCAAGAGTCCTCGTTATGCAGCACTTACTCAACCTCAACCCTTGAATGTTACCCAAATTCAGCAGCAAGTCTTGGATGACAACACTCTGCTGTTAGAATATGCGCTGGGAGAAGAACGCAGCTATCTCTGGGCTGTGAGCAAAAATAGCATTAAAAGTTACGAACTACCTAAACGTGCTGACATTGAAGCTACTGCACGCAAGTTTTATGATCTTTTAAACACACCCGATTACAAACTTGGGGCAAACGAAGACAGCAAAGTTGCCAACCAGTTAAGCCAGATGCTACTGCAACCCGTAGCTAAAGAATTAGGAAATAAACGTTTGCTAATTGTCAGTGATGGAGCCTTGCAGTATTTGCCATTTAGTGCATTACCTTCTCCTGCTGCTTCGACCTCTCCCACTCCCTTATTATTAGAACACGAAATCGTCAACTTGCCCTCAGCTTCTACCTTAGCAGTGTTGCGGCAAGAAGTTAGCGGACGTAAAGTAGCTCCGAAAGCGATCGCAGTTTTTGCTGATCCTGTGTTTAGCAGCGACGATGATCGGATTCAAACTAAAGTTAAACAAACCACTCAACAACCTGTAGACAAGCGCAATATCAACAGTCTGGCATTAGCAAAAGCTAGCAGAAACACCGATGTAATTTTTACCCGCTTACCTTTCACTCGCAAAGAAGCCGAGAGTATTTTGTCACTAGTGCCAACAGGTGAGCGTTTGCAAGCCTTAGACTTCACTGCTAACCGCACTACTGCCACCAATAACCAACTCAGTCAATATCGAATTGTGCATTTTGCCACTCACGGTATCCTGGATAGTACTAATCCAGAGTTATCAGGTGTAGTGTTATCACTGTTTGATAACAACGGCAAACCACAAAACGGCTATTTGCGACTCCATGATGTCTTCAACCTCAATTTACCAGCAGAATTAGTTGTGCTGAGTGCCTGTGAAACCGGATTGGGTGAAGAAATCAAAGGCGAAGGCTTGGTAGGTTTAACTAGAGGATTTATGTATGCAGGTAGTCCGCGAGTAGTTGTAAGTTTGTGGAGTGTGGATGATCGAGCCACATCAGAATTGATGACCAAATTCTACAAAAAAATGCTGCAAGAAAACTTAAAGCCAGCAGCCGCACTGCGATCAGCACAGATAGAAATGTGGCAAAATCAAAATTATACTGCACCGTTTTTCTGGGCAGCATTTACCTTGCAGGGTGAGTGGAAGTAG
- a CDS encoding site-2 protease family protein produces the protein MFTASETPIIATILLVAFGILGWGFYRARPYGKLGIFAWLQSVVLMAPWLVFFGLFAAGIYINIVAILLLLVVSTAIYIYLGRQLRAAGQDVILRQRATQKLAEQESTPTAETTSTVEPAQVKLEVLPIPEADLNAIKGIFGLDTFFATETIAYQEGAIFKGNLRGEAQMVHNRLTAKLQETLGDKYRLYLVENTDEKPVVIVLPSRNDPRPMSVSQKVFAVILLVSTVATSLEASGILQGFDLFANFARLTETLPIGLGILVILLAHEIGHWLLARRHNIRLSWPYFLPAVQIGSFGAITRFESLLPNRKVLFDIALAGPAAGGIVSVLMLITGLLLSHQGSMFQLPNQFFQGSILVGTLARVVLGSALQSPLVDVHPLVVIGWLGLVITALNLMPAGQLDGGRIVQAIYGRKTAGRTTFATLILLGLVALGNPLAMYWAIVILFLQRGLERPSLNEISEPDDARAALGLLALFLMVATLLPLTPGLAGRLGIG, from the coding sequence ATGTTTACTGCATCAGAGACTCCTATTATTGCGACAATTCTATTAGTCGCTTTCGGAATCTTGGGTTGGGGCTTTTATCGTGCCAGACCCTATGGCAAGCTGGGAATCTTTGCCTGGTTACAGTCAGTGGTTTTAATGGCTCCCTGGCTAGTATTTTTTGGCTTATTTGCAGCCGGGATTTACATCAATATTGTTGCCATTCTCTTGTTGCTGGTAGTTTCTACAGCAATTTACATCTATCTGGGTAGACAGTTAAGGGCAGCGGGACAAGACGTGATTCTTAGACAGCGAGCCACACAAAAGCTAGCTGAACAAGAATCAACTCCTACAGCAGAAACAACATCGACGGTGGAACCTGCACAAGTAAAATTGGAGGTTCTGCCAATTCCAGAAGCAGATTTAAATGCTATCAAAGGTATTTTTGGTCTGGATACGTTTTTTGCTACGGAAACTATTGCCTATCAAGAAGGAGCTATCTTTAAAGGTAATCTGCGGGGAGAAGCACAGATGGTTCACAACCGTCTGACTGCTAAGTTGCAGGAAACATTGGGTGACAAATACCGCCTTTATTTAGTTGAAAATACTGATGAAAAACCAGTGGTAATTGTCCTACCCAGCCGCAATGACCCGCGTCCGATGAGCGTATCGCAAAAAGTCTTTGCTGTGATTCTGCTGGTATCAACAGTTGCCACAAGTTTGGAAGCGTCGGGTATCCTGCAAGGCTTTGATTTATTTGCCAATTTTGCACGCTTAACAGAAACTTTACCTATTGGTTTGGGGATTTTAGTAATTTTACTGGCCCATGAAATAGGTCATTGGTTACTTGCCCGTCGCCACAATATCCGCCTCAGCTGGCCCTACTTTCTACCAGCAGTACAAATCGGCTCTTTTGGGGCAATTACTCGGTTTGAGTCTTTGTTACCCAACCGTAAAGTATTATTTGATATCGCCTTGGCTGGCCCAGCTGCTGGGGGAATTGTGTCTGTGTTGATGCTGATTACTGGATTGCTGCTTTCTCATCAAGGCAGTATGTTTCAATTACCCAATCAGTTTTTCCAAGGTTCAATTTTGGTGGGCACTTTAGCACGGGTTGTACTTGGTTCAGCTTTGCAATCACCATTAGTGGACGTGCATCCCTTGGTAGTTATTGGTTGGCTGGGGTTGGTAATCACAGCTTTAAACTTGATGCCTGCTGGACAACTTGATGGTGGTCGGATTGTCCAAGCTATCTACGGACGCAAAACAGCTGGTAGAACGACCTTTGCAACTTTAATTTTGCTGGGATTAGTAGCTTTGGGTAATCCTTTAGCAATGTATTGGGCAATCGTGATTCTGTTTTTACAACGAGGCTTAGAACGCCCTAGCTTGAATGAAATCAGCGAACCAGACGATGCACGCGCCGCTTTAGGTTTGTTGGCTTTATTTTTAATGGTTGCGACTCTTTTACCCCTAACTCCTGGTTTAGCTGGGCGATTGGGAATTGGATAA
- a CDS encoding glycoside hydrolase family 10 protein has product MKKFVRSCRQLFVWNVRQSSHRNLAFFAVLVTLSMIATMMLSFPLPAQIPTRQQIAELRGVWLTNIDSNVLFERDRLKSALQNLQQLNFNVVYPTVWNWGWTLYPSKVAQKVIGRSLDPEPGLQGRNMLKEVVNVGHQQGLTVIPWFEFGFMAPADSQLAKRRPQWLTSRRDGSKIWKEGTHDRVWLNPFRPEVQQFIQDLIVEIVRNYDIDGIQFDDHFGLPSELGYDAYTVALYKKEHGGKAPPTNSKDPEWVQWRANKITNYMKRVFTAIKATKKNCIVSVAPNPQRFSYEFFLADWQKWERMGLVEDLVIQVYRDDLNVFQSELEYPEVKAAKSHIPVSIGIMTGLKRKHVPMTQINQQVQQVRDRNFAGVSFFFYESLWNITKEAPQQRQTGFKNLFPTGTSYPNLLAGWKP; this is encoded by the coding sequence ATGAAAAAGTTTGTTAGATCTTGTCGACAGTTGTTTGTGTGGAATGTTCGTCAAAGTAGTCATCGCAACTTAGCTTTTTTTGCTGTACTGGTTACTTTGTCAATGATTGCTACAATGATGCTATCTTTTCCCCTACCAGCGCAAATACCTACGCGTCAGCAAATAGCAGAGTTACGGGGGGTGTGGTTAACCAATATTGATAGTAATGTCTTGTTTGAGCGCGATCGCCTCAAGAGTGCATTACAAAATCTCCAACAGCTGAACTTTAATGTTGTCTATCCAACCGTATGGAATTGGGGTTGGACGCTGTATCCTAGTAAAGTTGCCCAAAAGGTGATTGGGCGATCGCTTGATCCAGAACCGGGTCTACAAGGGCGAAATATGCTTAAAGAAGTGGTCAACGTTGGGCATCAACAAGGCTTAACAGTCATTCCCTGGTTTGAATTTGGCTTTATGGCCCCTGCCGACTCCCAACTAGCAAAACGTCGCCCGCAATGGTTAACTAGTCGTAGAGATGGTAGTAAAATTTGGAAAGAAGGTACTCATGATCGAGTATGGCTAAATCCCTTCCGACCGGAAGTGCAACAATTCATCCAAGATTTAATAGTAGAAATAGTTAGGAATTATGACATTGATGGCATTCAATTTGATGACCATTTTGGTTTGCCATCAGAGTTAGGATACGACGCTTATACAGTTGCACTATACAAAAAAGAACACGGTGGTAAAGCACCCCCTACCAACTCCAAAGATCCAGAATGGGTACAGTGGCGCGCCAACAAAATTACTAACTACATGAAGCGGGTATTTACAGCGATCAAAGCTACAAAGAAGAACTGTATTGTTTCCGTAGCACCTAATCCTCAACGCTTCTCCTACGAATTCTTTTTAGCGGACTGGCAGAAATGGGAAAGAATGGGACTTGTGGAAGACTTAGTTATACAAGTGTATCGAGACGACCTGAATGTTTTTCAGAGCGAATTAGAGTACCCAGAAGTCAAAGCTGCTAAAAGTCACATACCCGTAAGTATCGGTATTATGACGGGACTAAAACGTAAACATGTACCAATGACACAGATTAACCAACAAGTCCAACAGGTACGCGATCGCAACTTTGCTGGTGTCTCTTTCTTTTTCTACGAAAGTTTGTGGAACATTACCAAAGAAGCACCACAACAACGTCAAACAGGTTTTAAAAATCTTTTCCCAACAGGAACTTCCTACCCAAATCTACTAGCTGGGTGGAAACCGTAA